The DNA sequence tgttgggttCACCCactagataaattactaattaaatcaaatgacccatgatttaatatattgtcaatggaatattattttattccactaaagaataatattgcactcccacttaaatcaccaaattacaaataacttgggtccattttattttataatatttctcgcgtttaagattatcttgatccatcaatttaattcttttgtctgctatgtgactagaattaaattaattctccaaagagtttttctagtttgaaactttatttattattcgtggaataaattccaactgcgcagttttctgaataataaattcctttttcaaacacctcttggggatcaccccttagggatttaatcataccacactgggcacgcgaattctataaaataatattccaataccttcatgttattcaactactaccacccaagatatcatgaacttgagttacgtacaaactctcacatattgataagtcaaagtggcgtttgattgaataaacaatattgatattaatatcatagactagaaaatactaaactttctttaaatatattctttcagtagatagcaataaagaatacattccggattagatcctttcagtgttttaccacaccggtgttactaatctcatcttaggtaagagagaattatcacaaacaccgcaaccgttccaataggtagccaaagcctatctagattgtgaatacgtttttcttcttactagatctggccaagtcccctactggaaaactcatgaggagattcatcgaatttccctacttgaccttcttaataaaaagccttagacttgtttatcatatttcaataataaaccattatattatattatttattctcataattaggtaaacaagtggacgtggcgtttctcgtatacatgcacaagctgactgtacaaaggcatgtacgctcgaagcatcttttagtatacaaaccccaacaatttTAAGAGGTAgtggcaccctaacactcCTCTGTGTAAGTAACTTTAATTGTTTTACACATTACATAATCAATTCCCATAAAGATAATTTtgtactttaaaataaatgtgatctatttttaaaacttttatacttatataataaaataaatattactccctccgtcccgctttagcagtcccattgacttttctgcactcgttttgtaaaaatgataataaatagttaaagtggagaaataataaagtaaaaaagagaataatatagagaagagtcttatatacattattctcttttttactttattatttctccactttaactatttattatcatttttacaaaacgagtgcagaaaagtcaatggaactgctaaagcgggacagagggagtacaacattaaagatattagtctatttaaatattctctatatttaacaaatataatattaatttgaatcttttataattatttattaatatatgttgggtatttgggtacccgattCGTCAGATTTGGATATTGGAATATCCTCAAATATATTGAGTCTAATATCAAATAAACATTTCAGATGATTTTTTAGCTTAGGTACCCAATTTTTTCTAGTTGGATACTCGTTCATACTCATTCCCACCcatatattaaaaaacaaatcaaagagtgtgcaaaaattaaattgtagaatttcaaatttagcCTTCTCAATATttagacattttttttgtcactTTCACTTAGCATAAGTTTAGGTTAGACTTCCAAGttccaattaatttaatagatATCGAGTTTGGAATACTTTCGGGGCATGTTTCTTTGTCAAGATTTTTGTAAGAAAGTAATctaagtaattttaaattttcagtgtttgtattgattttttattaaactagaaaaataataagaattttaaaaataaggcTAGTTGTACAACTTTTTTAGGATTCGAATTCCTAACTTTTCATAGGAATTTTTTCCCCTAGTTTTAGGATTCTTGCAAATTAAGGtatttaatggaaaatgattttttattttataaatatattattattattaatataatataatataatataataaattaataattaatgaaagttttaatatatattaaaattatgaatcatacttaattatatttatttattaatatttaataaatcaataatttattaggtattatttaaattgtgaatcatataataataataataattaattttatgattttgtcatttatcattatgatgttataaactaataacttattataaaaatcttaatctatttaaattactccatccgtcccatttaagatgacacgtttttctttttggtttgtttcaactaagatgacacatttcctcttttggtaactttctctctccaattattacactcaaccactttttcttactcccatttaaatatttatttttctttatctctctattttaatacttacacccataTCTCGTGTCAGCTAagaaatgtatcatcttagccaagacggaggaagtataatttatgataataaatatattattattattattgttattattatgttttccaaaaataatttattaaaatagtatttctcttcgtcccgcttaagatgacacattttcctttttagtttgtcccaaccaagatgacacattttcttttttaggaaactttctctctccaattaacaCACACAACCACTTTTTTCcacccctattaaaatattcacttttctttctctctctattttaatacttccacccaccttttctctctccaattaaacacattaaccaattactcctaaaactccgtgccggctaaggaatgtgtcatcttagccgggataGAAGGagtaacatatttttaaaaaatttaattgtatgATTAATATCATGCATTCTGCATAGGCAACTCTATTTAGCCTAAAATAGCAAACCCACCTACATTATAAGCTAGATTCCCAGTGAAGAGAATAATTTCATCATTCTTTATGCGTGCTTgttctaataaaataaataaatcaggGAGCTTGTAATCCTATTCATATCACGACCACAAACAATTGTTCTAAAATATAAACGTGCTCTTATCTAATATTAGCTCTATCCCACATTTTATTGGATACATGGTTTTCGTTAATGGTATTTAGTGGTTAAATGAAGAAACAATAAGTAGGTGCGAGAAAATagtatagaaaataaataagagagatgataaagtaagaaagatagaatgttgtttttttgcaataaaatgaaatgtctcaTTTATAGTGGGATGGCCCCAAAAGAAATACGTCTCACCTATGGTGGGATGGAGAAAGTACTAACTACTAAAAATTCCTCTACAAAAGTCAATTTGCTATTTTGGGTTGTCCACgatttaaaaagttatttatttcttttcacttttggTACGCGGACTTCATATTCTTGcacattataaaactaatactttctccgtccaCCAATATAAAGGAGTTTTAacttgacacgagttttaagaaatatagtaaaaatttgattgaaaatgttagtagaagttgggtcctacttttatatattactagttttataataaatgtgagtgatTTAGTTAATAGGATGTGGGATCAATtaccaaaattagtaaaaaagtaatgaaaaatttattggTGGATGAAGGGAATACTAAAATATGGAGCTCATATTACGGTTACTTTCtctctatacttttatttacaaaattaaataatcttttAAAACTCAGTGATGAGTTAAAATACTTCTTTAAATGGATATTGATGGGAAGAGTATGTGGTATGGATAGCCAACACGGCTGCACTGTCTTTTTCATTGATGAGCAACCGCAACCACACACAATTGTTGTATCCAAAAACGTTGTACTCCGTATTAAAAACGATATCCTATCCATATAGCAAAACACTTACCAAAATAGtagaaacaataattataatgctaaaataaaaataccctACTATTCTCAAGTCTATTTGCATTTGGCTCCTTTCCCTCTTATAAAGCCGCACCACAAAATCACTAAAACAGAGAAAAACATTAGCTCAAAGATTCAAACATGCTTACATCTAGCATGAAAGTAGAAACAAGATTCAGCGACGAACTTCCATCGTTGCTAGCATTTTGTTTAGTTTCACTAATAGTCTTCTACATACACAAATCtatcaagaaaatatcaacggTGCCGCCTCTTCCACCGGGCCCCACCGCCTACCCAATCGTCGGCAGCCTGCCCGAAATGCTTTGGAAGAAGCCCGCATTCCGGTGGATACACGATGTCATGAAACAACTCAACACGGAGATCGCCTGCATCAAGCTAGGCAGCGTCCACGTCATCGCGGTCACTTCTCCGGAAATTTCAATCGAGTTCTTGAAGAAGCATGACAGCGTCTTCGCCTCCCGGCCCGACGTCTCCTCGGCCCGCCTCGCCAGCGATGGATACCTTTCACCAGCTATCTCACCCTCCGGCGACCAGTGGAAGAAAATGAGGAGGGTGATGGTGTCGGAGGTGCTCACAAATGATGTGTTCAGACGGCTCCACGCGAAACGATGCGATGAAGCCGATCACCTCGTGAGATTTGTATATAATCAATGCATGAATCCACAAAAAAGTGGAGTTATGAACATGAGAGATGCAACTAGGCATTATTGTGGCAACGTGATAAGGAAGATGGTGTTTAGTAAGAGGTTTTTCGGGACGGGAATGGAAGACGGGGGCCCGggaattgaagagagagaacaTGTAGATGGATTGTTCACCATTCTTTCATGTCTCTATGGATTCGCAATTGCTGATTATGTGCCATGGTTGGAGGTTTTTGATTTCGATGGGAATAAAAAGATGATCACAAATGCCATTAAGAATGCAAGGAAATACCAAGATcaagaaattgaaaagagaATGGAGATGCGGAAGCTAGGCCTCAAGAGCGACGAAAATGATATTCTTGGAATTTTGATCAACCTCAAGAACTCACAAAATGAGTCTCTCTTGTCAATTCGAGAGATCAAAGCAGTCATTCTTGTAAGTATTTACTTCCCCAATGCTGTTAATTCAAATCCgtattatattattgtagCTTTAGCatgagaataatataatattgattttacagGAAATGATGTTGGCAATAATTGATAATCCATCAAATGCAGTTGAGTGGACAATGGCAGAGATGATCAATCAACCAAACATTCTTGCTAAAGCATGTGAGGAATTGGACCGAGTTGTAGGTAAGAACAGGCTAGTTCAGGAATCAGATTTATCGGAACTAAATTACATGAAGGCTTGTCTGAAAGAGTCATTTAGACTCCACCCAGTATCACCTTTTAATTTGCCTCACGTTTCAAGCAAAAACATTGTCGTGGGTGGCTATTTCATCCCTAAGGGTAGTCATGTGGTGCTTAGCCGTCCTGGCCTAGGGCGAAACCCTAGGATTTGGGATGAGCCTCTCCGGTTCAAGCCAGAAAGACACATTGTTGATGAAGTCTCAAATGTCTTGCTTGTGGATCACGATTTGCACATGTTATCATTTAGTACCGGAAGACGAGGATGCCCCGCCCTTGAGCTTGGTTCCACCACAACCACCATGCTTTTGGCTAGACTTATTCAAGGTTTTAGCTGGAAGCAACCACTTTGTATCAATAATATTGACTTAGCTGAGTCAGAACATAGCTTGGCGTTAGCAAAGCCCCTGATTGCTCGTGCAGTGCCTCGGTTAGAGTCAAAATGTTATCTTCAACTCGTGTAAAATTAATAGCATATAGTTGTATTTGTATTAGTATTATGTTATTGTATGTAcatgtttaatatatttattatttaataatttgtatTCTAGATAAAATCCTTAGACCGTGAAATATTGTGATACATGATCATGCATATGATGGTGAATATGAAATATGTCCTTCAATTTTGGGAAATTAGTTCCTAGTGAAATAGCTTAGCTATTTAATATAGGAGCATtacatttttgtatataattcGCACATATGATACTTgccataaaacaaaaatgttgTGTTTCATCAACACTAACGTAGTTAACGTAagtgtatatttatataaactaTTTCAAGTTTATCATCGAGctctaataaattattgtaatCATTGTTTGTGCATTGTAGTTTTGTAACCATAGTCCATAGTATAAAGTTAACCACTCTAAAGCTATAACATACTTATTGCAGATTGAAGAGTTAGAATATTCGTATTATTAGAGTTATAAATCACAATAGTATGAGAGGAATACGACTAAAACTGTCTTGGAACGGAGAGCATAAAGTAGAGGTTACAAACGAATATACTGTATATCATAACTAAAATTTAGATTATATCGCATGCGTGATTTATGAAGCCGCAAAATTAGACTATATAGGGTGgattatattgctaactcatcttTAAATTTTAGGGGTTTTAAAATGATAGGTTTTGGATCATTAAATCAAGGCACAAGATCATACATACAACCATGAATATCcagtataaaaaaatgtcaattaggagtattaatgttaattaacaaaaaaaattagctatgtataacttttgaaaaatatctcaaaactttaaataattataactatctaaatttaaattattttttccacaacatatatcaaattaaagataattttatgagTAACCAACGATATcttacatgcatatgttccgatgtcaaaattttaaaaaaatcataaattttcatatttctcgACAAACGGCTTTATCAATATAGATAACATAATAGGTCAACATAATATTTgtacaatatcaatattaaattatgttgacATATGAAatgcattgtgttgatatctttaatactccctccatccctcaAAGTTTGTCCCACTTAGAATCTTATCGAAAGTAGACATTAAATACGCCCTCAATCTCTTCAATGTGGGATCCTTATTCCACTACACACCTTCATTTAATTCaaggtcaaataatttcttaaaacctgcaCTGGGTCaaattgggacaaactttggGAGACAGAGGAAGTACATTATATTAACATTGCGATTCAAAACCCTAAATGTGGTAGTTAatcttatctttttaatattaaaatatgaaaaacaaaattacatatGACAAATTATCGACCATTAGATCTCTTAATTCgatggtcttaaattagttgtagttagaaACTAAAGagtgagttagcaattgattacacaCCATATATCATATTGGGTTTGGATCCCCTGCTATAGCTGGTAGCACACAACAATGGATGTTGTtccatacaaaatataattttattttaaattatattattaaaatattaatttttattaatattaaattattggaTGTGTGTATGCATTTAGCACAGCCCCTAATGTGCATAACTAGTAAATTATGTCATATTATAACTACTCTATCTGTATCATCTAAGATGGGCATATTGTTAAgtgacatgagattttagaaggAGTAATTCActtgaataaagtagaaaagaaaatgtaattgaatattttaatgggGAGATATAAAGTTAATTtctaaagtagaaaatgatcATTTTAGATgatacaaacaaaaaagaaaagatgatCATCTTGAaagggatggagagagtataaattATGCCCGAAATTTTGGACTATATGTCACGCCTACcctttctaaggatagaaagaaCGGGTTATCGCGACTGCGGAGGGATATAAGAAGCAAGAAAGAAAGGGGGATAACAAAGGGATAATTGGACTTTGCTCAAAATAATGGAAATAACTTGAATAT is a window from the Salvia hispanica cultivar TCC Black 2014 chromosome 1, UniMelb_Shisp_WGS_1.0, whole genome shotgun sequence genome containing:
- the LOC125202041 gene encoding tryptophan N-monooxygenase CYP79A68-like, coding for MLTSSMKVETRFSDELPSLLAFCLVSLIVFYIHKSIKKISTVPPLPPGPTAYPIVGSLPEMLWKKPAFRWIHDVMKQLNTEIACIKLGSVHVIAVTSPEISIEFLKKHDSVFASRPDVSSARLASDGYLSPAISPSGDQWKKMRRVMVSEVLTNDVFRRLHAKRCDEADHLVRFVYNQCMNPQKSGVMNMRDATRHYCGNVIRKMVFSKRFFGTGMEDGGPGIEEREHVDGLFTILSCLYGFAIADYVPWLEVFDFDGNKKMITNAIKNARKYQDQEIEKRMEMRKLGLKSDENDILGILINLKNSQNESLLSIREIKAVILEMMLAIIDNPSNAVEWTMAEMINQPNILAKACEELDRVVGKNRLVQESDLSELNYMKACLKESFRLHPVSPFNLPHVSSKNIVVGGYFIPKGSHVVLSRPGLGRNPRIWDEPLRFKPERHIVDEVSNVLLVDHDLHMLSFSTGRRGCPALELGSTTTTMLLARLIQGFSWKQPLCINNIDLAESEHSLALAKPLIARAVPRLESKCYLQLV